In Opitutus sp. ER46, one DNA window encodes the following:
- a CDS encoding phage major capsid protein has product MSRFPSIYQIAVESRSAVGAKYLTREQAEAQEELRTRVPFGKTSGIILPWYEHRDLSATGTTAIAGDQGGMTISTEVPEIGAAFRDKLVLEKMGARVFGGLQSELHFPRALAAISADWMSENASGDGKTFNFGRLALVPHRITAWIDVSTQLLLQGSLVEPFLRSELMAALATEIQRVVISGTGSSSQPMGILNTPGVQTLVGGVNGAAPTYDNLCDFEYAVANGKADRGNLGWLVSPLTRKKLRKTEGFAGSGKPIWEPTAADSLLGYSAGVTTAVPDNLSKGSASGVCSAIAFLEMSEVIICLWGAGVEISATRAGLHNTGQTRVYASAYADGGLRIPGAAAVMVDALCA; this is encoded by the coding sequence ATGTCACGATTTCCAAGTATCTATCAAATCGCCGTCGAGTCCCGCTCTGCGGTCGGCGCGAAATATCTCACCAGGGAGCAGGCCGAGGCGCAGGAGGAGCTGCGGACTCGCGTTCCGTTCGGGAAAACGTCCGGGATCATCCTGCCGTGGTACGAGCACCGCGACCTTTCGGCGACCGGGACCACTGCCATCGCAGGCGACCAGGGCGGCATGACCATCTCCACCGAAGTGCCCGAAATCGGCGCCGCGTTTCGCGATAAATTGGTGCTCGAGAAAATGGGCGCGCGCGTGTTCGGGGGCCTGCAGTCAGAGCTGCACTTCCCCCGGGCGCTCGCTGCAATATCTGCGGATTGGATGAGCGAGAACGCCTCGGGCGACGGCAAGACGTTCAACTTTGGGCGGCTCGCGCTCGTGCCGCACCGCATCACGGCCTGGATTGATGTCTCCACCCAGCTTCTCCTGCAGGGGTCGCTCGTCGAGCCATTCCTTCGAAGCGAGCTTATGGCGGCACTCGCCACGGAGATTCAGCGCGTTGTTATCTCGGGGACCGGCAGCAGCAGTCAGCCCATGGGCATCCTAAACACGCCGGGCGTCCAGACCCTAGTGGGTGGTGTTAATGGTGCCGCCCCGACGTACGACAATCTGTGTGATTTCGAGTACGCCGTTGCGAACGGGAAGGCCGACCGCGGCAATCTCGGGTGGCTCGTCTCTCCATTGACGCGAAAGAAGCTCCGGAAGACCGAGGGGTTCGCCGGCAGCGGGAAGCCGATCTGGGAGCCTACCGCCGCAGACTCGCTCCTCGGGTATTCGGCCGGTGTTACGACGGCGGTGCCCGACAACCTATCGAAGGGTTCCGCGTCCGGCGTATGCAGCGCGATCGCCTTCCTGGAAATGAGCGAGGTGATTATCTGCCTATGGGGCGCCGGCGTCGAAATTAGCGCAACTCGCGCTGGTCTGCACAATACTGGGCAGACCCGGGTTTACGCATCAGCGTATGCTGACGGTGGTCTCCGGATTCCGGGGGCGGCTGCCGTCATGGTTGACGCGCTTTGCGCCTGA